The Aequorivita sublithincola DSM 14238 genome window below encodes:
- a CDS encoding DUF2452 domain-containing protein yields MTDEKKPDNVVFNIENNRYDAALKPYPTSLGSPVITISDTTAWKNRSINKTNHKVNAKYLELKAEYEKMIMEFEYNNLIFNSEFSFEPVIGEIYHLYKRKEGKSFLSLIAPGQCNFKHIGSFYLNVDQTWEKVNEL; encoded by the coding sequence ATGACAGATGAGAAAAAACCCGATAACGTAGTTTTCAATATTGAAAATAATAGGTATGATGCAGCGCTAAAGCCCTATCCAACTTCATTAGGATCGCCAGTCATAACAATTTCAGATACTACGGCTTGGAAAAACAGAAGCATCAACAAAACAAACCATAAAGTAAACGCCAAATATTTAGAGCTAAAAGCTGAATATGAAAAAATGATTATGGAGTTTGAATATAACAATCTCATTTTCAATTCAGAATTTAGTTTTGAACCCGTAATTGGCGAGATTTACCATCTTTATAAAAGAAAGGAAGGCAAGAGCTTTCTATCCTTAATTGCTCCAGGACAATGCAATTTTAAACATATAGGCAGTTTCTATCTGAACGTAGATCAAACCTGGGAAAAAGTAAACGAATTATGA
- a CDS encoding phosphatase PAP2 family protein has protein sequence MIYLVFQFKISKILKYFLILLLVLFILSIGVSRVYLGVHYPSDVAGGYIAGFIWVVFCIMIFNLIKVFKKDSAT, from the coding sequence TTGATTTATTTAGTATTTCAATTTAAAATTAGCAAAATTTTGAAATATTTTTTGATCTTGTTATTAGTCTTGTTTATACTCAGTATTGGCGTTAGCCGAGTTTATCTCGGTGTTCATTATCCATCTGATGTAGCTGGCGGTTATATTGCTGGATTTATTTGGGTTGTTTTTTGTATTATGATCTTCAATTTGATAAAAGTTTTTAAGAAAGATTCTGCAACTTGA
- a CDS encoding efflux RND transporter periplasmic adaptor subunit, translating to MVIQYIKNITIVLLLLSVTACKKTVETKETKKVPIAVSVIKVQRNDIKEYLTFNGVTQYQKKDDIRSNITGYISYMPFKIGDPIRIGQTFASLRTKEQDALKEAVKIDSSLAKFIGPIRIASNANGIITVLNVTQNGYVAEGDILATIVQPKTLVVQVNVPYEYEGTIKIGSVCEILLQNGQTLSAKITGTLPMIDPAAQSQVFLIALPDASLPENLNVQVRTIFKEDAEAMAIPKKALQTNELLTDYWVMKVVNDSLAIKVAVFPELKNDSLIQIKSDKIHLNDLVILEGAYQMQDSTLVKYK from the coding sequence ATGGTTATACAATACATCAAAAATATAACAATCGTGTTGCTGCTTTTAAGCGTAACGGCCTGCAAGAAAACTGTGGAAACAAAGGAAACAAAAAAAGTGCCTATCGCAGTGAGTGTAATAAAAGTTCAGCGAAACGACATCAAAGAATATCTAACTTTTAATGGTGTTACACAGTATCAAAAAAAGGATGATATTCGGTCAAATATCACTGGGTATATTTCGTATATGCCTTTTAAAATTGGCGATCCAATACGGATAGGTCAAACATTTGCTTCACTCCGAACTAAAGAACAGGATGCGCTGAAAGAAGCCGTAAAAATTGACAGTTCGCTCGCAAAATTTATAGGTCCTATAAGAATTGCAAGCAATGCAAACGGAATTATTACTGTTCTGAACGTTACCCAAAATGGTTATGTAGCAGAAGGAGATATATTGGCAACAATTGTACAGCCTAAAACCTTGGTTGTTCAAGTGAATGTACCCTATGAGTATGAAGGAACGATAAAAATTGGTTCTGTATGTGAAATTTTATTGCAGAATGGACAAACACTCTCTGCAAAAATAACGGGAACTTTACCAATGATAGATCCGGCAGCCCAATCGCAAGTTTTTTTAATAGCCTTACCAGACGCTTCACTTCCCGAAAACCTAAATGTACAGGTCCGCACGATATTCAAAGAAGATGCTGAAGCTATGGCAATTCCTAAAAAAGCCCTTCAAACCAATGAGCTGTTGACCGATTATTGGGTTATGAAAGTAGTAAATGATTCATTGGCAATCAAAGTGGCTGTGTTTCCAGAGTTAAAGAATGATTCGCTTATTCAGATTAAATCTGATAAAATTCATTTGAATGATTTAGTGATTTTAGAAGGAGCTTACCAAATGCAGGATTCTACCCTGGTAAAATACAAATAG
- a CDS encoding CsbD family protein: MNEDQFKGKWNQVKGKMKQTYGDLTDDDLKYAEGKSDELLGRLQEKTGKTKEELKDQIDKW; this comes from the coding sequence ATGAACGAAGATCAATTTAAAGGAAAATGGAACCAAGTAAAAGGAAAAATGAAACAAACATACGGTGATTTAACCGATGATGATTTGAAGTATGCCGAAGGAAAGTCTGACGAACTACTTGGTCGCCTTCAAGAAAAAACTGGTAAGACCAAAGAAGAATTAAAAGACCAAATTGATAAGTGGTAG
- a CDS encoding T9SS type A sorting domain-containing protein has translation MKKITLILLFFTIFANAQTNNYQVGDVVDDFTVTDTEGNEYNLYSLIAEGKYVWLDFFFVDCVPCQGSAPTFNEFFDKYGCNGGDVFAISINNGNDNNARVRQYEIDHGGPFNHAPAVSNEGGGPAVDNNFGVNAYPTFCLIGPGNKMLNRDIWPLNGIETFENTFPAGFDPEVIQCSLGVSNATAFDFNIYPSISNGNVNINLPSNMESSVAIFNTLGQQVFQNNYSERNINLILQLAQGVYIVKVSASDSSVNKRIIIK, from the coding sequence ATGAAAAAAATTACATTAATACTCTTGTTCTTTACCATTTTCGCAAATGCACAGACTAACAACTATCAGGTTGGCGATGTGGTAGATGATTTTACCGTAACTGATACTGAAGGAAACGAATATAACTTGTATTCTCTAATTGCAGAGGGTAAATATGTATGGCTCGATTTCTTTTTTGTAGACTGCGTGCCTTGCCAAGGTTCTGCACCCACGTTTAACGAGTTTTTTGATAAATATGGATGTAACGGAGGTGATGTATTTGCTATTTCCATAAACAATGGAAACGACAACAATGCTCGTGTTAGACAATATGAAATAGATCACGGTGGACCATTTAATCACGCACCCGCAGTAAGCAATGAAGGCGGCGGTCCAGCAGTTGACAACAACTTTGGTGTTAATGCATACCCAACCTTTTGCTTAATTGGACCTGGAAATAAAATGTTAAACAGAGACATTTGGCCGCTAAATGGAATTGAAACTTTCGAAAACACCTTCCCAGCTGGTTTTGATCCAGAGGTAATTCAGTGTTCTCTAGGAGTTTCAAACGCAACAGCTTTCGATTTCAACATATACCCAAGTATTTCCAATGGAAATGTAAACATAAACCTACCAAGTAATATGGAATCTTCCGTGGCAATATTTAACACGCTTGGACAGCAGGTTTTTCAGAATAATTATTCAGAAAGAAATATCAATCTGATTCTTCAACTTGCGCAAGGCGTTTATATTGTTAAGGTTTCCGCTTCGGATAGTTCGGTTAATAAGCGAATAATTATAAAATAG
- the smpB gene encoding SsrA-binding protein SmpB has protein sequence MAIQKNVKIKNRKARFEYEILDTFTAGIVLRGTEIKAIREGKASIAESFCEFSNSELFVINMTVQEYSHATHYNHAPKSERKLLLNRSELKKLEKEVKNSGLTIIPLVLFTNDKGFAKVEIALAKGKKEYDKREVIKDRDSKKQLSRIKKAFNN, from the coding sequence ATGGCAATTCAGAAAAACGTAAAAATAAAAAACAGAAAAGCTAGGTTTGAGTACGAAATCCTCGATACTTTCACCGCAGGCATTGTGTTGCGAGGCACAGAAATAAAAGCTATCCGTGAAGGAAAAGCTTCTATTGCCGAAAGTTTTTGCGAGTTTAGCAATAGCGAACTCTTCGTCATTAACATGACAGTTCAGGAATATAGCCACGCAACACATTACAACCACGCTCCGAAAAGCGAGCGTAAACTTCTCCTAAACCGTAGCGAACTCAAAAAGCTGGAAAAAGAAGTGAAAAATAGCGGTCTCACTATCATTCCTTTAGTTCTTTTCACAAACGATAAAGGTTTTGCAAAAGTTGAAATAGCCCTTGCAAAAGGTAAAAAAGAATACGACAAACGCGAGGTAATTAAAGACCGCGACTCCAAAAAACAACTTAGTAGGATTAAGAAGGCGTTTAATAATTGA
- a CDS encoding TolC family protein: protein MSDLDNRLQVVELLVKRAVLMESDYLLLQLDIESKKLELKQIQNNFKTSIAQLYSLSGIPLESIDKIAQPDISAIGSPTEFFYNKKFQNDSLQVAADEQVFNNQYKPQVSVYANTGLNAVELQNIEHRIGASAGLRLTIPIYDGGQRKFNEMQNDMKKESLEYYRENSKIQLKNRLESIKQQVSGLDKTMQLMENQLKKQNNILEIYKGKLVQGQVSIVDYLNVIQNYKQNVYAQLQMQTNHWLLQSQYNFINW, encoded by the coding sequence TTGAGCGATTTGGATAACAGATTGCAGGTTGTAGAACTTTTGGTAAAACGCGCTGTTTTGATGGAAAGTGATTATTTGCTGTTGCAACTAGATATTGAAAGCAAAAAGCTTGAACTGAAACAAATTCAAAACAATTTTAAAACTTCGATAGCCCAGTTGTACAGCTTGAGTGGTATTCCATTAGAATCCATTGACAAAATAGCGCAGCCAGATATTTCAGCAATCGGTAGTCCAACTGAATTTTTTTACAATAAAAAATTTCAAAATGACAGTTTACAGGTTGCTGCAGACGAGCAGGTATTTAACAACCAATATAAACCCCAAGTGTCTGTGTATGCAAATACAGGATTGAACGCTGTGGAATTGCAGAATATTGAACACAGAATAGGAGCGAGTGCGGGACTGCGATTGACGATTCCTATTTACGATGGCGGGCAGCGAAAGTTTAATGAAATGCAAAACGATATGAAAAAGGAGAGCCTTGAATACTATCGTGAAAATTCTAAAATACAGTTGAAAAATAGACTTGAAAGTATTAAACAACAAGTATCAGGACTTGACAAAACCATGCAATTGATGGAAAATCAATTAAAAAAACAGAATAACATACTTGAAATATATAAGGGAAAGTTGGTGCAGGGGCAGGTATCGATTGTGGACTACCTAAACGTGATCCAGAATTACAAACAGAATGTTTACGCACAATTGCAAATGCAGACCAATCACTGGTTATTACAGAGCCAGTATAATTTTATTAACTGGTAA
- a CDS encoding Lacal_2735 family protein translates to MFGLFKKKSEKEVLQEKYQKLSNESFKLSTTNRKLSDQKAYEAEEVMKQLEKLK, encoded by the coding sequence ATGTTCGGACTATTTAAAAAGAAATCAGAAAAGGAAGTATTGCAGGAAAAATATCAAAAATTATCAAATGAATCCTTCAAGCTTTCTACAACCAACCGAAAGTTAAGCGACCAAAAGGCTTATGAAGCTGAAGAAGTGATGAAACAACTGGAAAAACTGAAATAG
- a CDS encoding SixA phosphatase family protein translates to MKHFILALTLLPLFTFCGQQKEKEEENKTAETVSEIPTVNYSATYYLIRHAEKVRTNPKDSDPSLDIKGMMRAKRWATYFEPIKIDAIYITRYIRTKQTISLIAQQKAVSPKQYDPNAIYSDEFLKETNGQSVLIVGHSNTIPQLVNNLIGEEKFTDMDDSDNSTLFKVTINGNDKKVETITVE, encoded by the coding sequence ATGAAGCATTTCATTTTAGCATTAACACTATTGCCACTTTTTACCTTCTGTGGCCAGCAAAAAGAAAAGGAAGAAGAAAATAAAACCGCCGAAACCGTAAGCGAAATACCTACGGTTAATTATAGCGCTACCTATTATTTAATACGTCACGCCGAAAAAGTACGTACAAACCCAAAAGATTCCGATCCAAGTTTAGATATAAAGGGAATGATGCGCGCTAAGCGATGGGCCACCTATTTTGAACCCATTAAAATTGATGCTATTTATATAACAAGATATATACGCACCAAACAAACCATATCATTAATTGCGCAACAAAAAGCTGTTTCGCCTAAACAATATGATCCCAACGCAATTTATTCGGATGAGTTTTTAAAAGAGACAAATGGCCAAAGCGTACTGATCGTGGGGCACAGCAATACAATTCCGCAGTTGGTTAATAATCTTATAGGCGAAGAAAAATTTACAGATATGGACGATAGTGATAATTCCACACTCTTTAAAGTAACCATAAACGGCAACGACAAAAAAGTAGAAACTATTACTGTTGAATAA
- a CDS encoding efflux RND transporter permease subunit: MKNLHSSYKYPILAIAVLLLVGGVFSYKNLKTGLFPDITFPKIKVIADAGQQPVDKMMTTVTIPLENIIRRTEGLQYIRSTTSRGSCEISVFLDWNMDINTAKAQIESFISQSKDNILPNTVFSVEKMNPSILPVMGYSVEGDGLSQVELKKIAKYTIKPYLAATQGVSDIVVIGGKDKEYRIVLNPATIKSLGISLTTIQNAVTNSNILQSNGFITDYDRMYLTLTDNAVHNISELEDLVIVNSPTRLIRLKDVANIEVSEVKEYVKILANGKNVPTIAVIKQPNANLVDINASIEQKVKELANILPKGVVLKPYYKQADFVNTSISSIKDVLWIGLVLALLVVIIFLRSFSASLVVLFTIPVSLSLTLIILEAFNYTFNIMTLGAVAAAIGLMIDDVVVIIEKIHKIKEENPEENMSWIAHETIKHLFPAMVGSSLSTVVIFIPFVLMTGVAGAYFQVMAYTMIMALAASFVVTWLVVPVLSILFTRKNSKAKKHETKTKWIHNILAKPIIGIVFLAFCIILIILIPSKLPSGFLPEMDEGSIILDYKSPPGTTLEETDRMLQIVNKVLDGQPEVEAYSARLGTQLGFFITEPNRGDYLIKLKDKRSKTTTEVSDEIRSKVEAKLPQLTIDFGQVIGDMLGDLMSSVQPIEVKVFGDDVNKLESLSKEIASQIEKVKGTADVNDGIILAGPELNIQPNVPKLAQLGLTVADFQLQMQTQIEGTVLSTVIDKEQIIDIRLIYPDANQISIENIKNASILLPNGNSVPINTVATINTQKGVAEINRENQKSMGVITARLDKRDLGSTLNEIQNTLTKNISLPPGYSIEYGGAYKEQKQAFKELLMILISAILLVFIVILFLFRRIKIAFAIIVVAILGVAGCLLGLFITGTPLNVGSYTGIVMIVGIIGENAIFTYRQYCDTDSSLTHLEKIEYSIATRLRPNLMTVFAAIMALAPLALGIGAGAQLHQPLAIAVIGGLVFALPLLLVILPTILKIIKE, translated from the coding sequence ATGAAGAACCTGCATTCCAGTTATAAATATCCCATCTTGGCCATTGCCGTTTTATTGTTGGTGGGCGGCGTGTTTTCCTATAAAAATTTAAAAACGGGACTCTTTCCGGATATTACGTTTCCAAAAATCAAAGTTATTGCAGATGCTGGGCAGCAACCAGTAGATAAGATGATGACCACGGTAACGATACCGCTGGAAAACATTATTCGTCGTACGGAAGGCTTGCAATATATACGCAGCACAACCTCACGTGGCAGTTGTGAGATTTCAGTATTTCTAGATTGGAACATGGACATCAATACGGCGAAGGCACAGATCGAGTCGTTCATCAGTCAATCCAAGGACAACATACTTCCCAACACAGTGTTTTCCGTAGAAAAAATGAACCCCTCTATTTTACCGGTTATGGGTTATTCCGTGGAAGGAGACGGACTCTCTCAAGTAGAACTAAAAAAGATTGCAAAATATACCATTAAGCCTTATTTGGCTGCAACGCAAGGAGTTTCAGATATTGTGGTAATTGGGGGGAAGGATAAGGAATACCGCATAGTCCTGAATCCAGCTACCATTAAATCTTTGGGAATTTCCCTGACCACGATTCAAAATGCCGTTACAAACTCAAATATTCTACAATCCAATGGTTTTATAACTGATTATGACCGCATGTACTTGACACTTACAGACAATGCCGTTCATAATATCTCAGAACTAGAGGATCTGGTAATTGTAAACAGTCCCACCCGTTTAATCAGATTAAAGGATGTAGCAAACATTGAGGTTTCAGAAGTAAAAGAATACGTAAAAATCCTCGCCAATGGCAAAAATGTGCCAACTATTGCGGTAATCAAACAGCCAAACGCCAATTTGGTAGATATAAACGCTAGCATAGAGCAAAAGGTAAAAGAACTGGCAAATATTTTACCCAAGGGCGTTGTTCTAAAACCCTATTATAAACAGGCCGATTTTGTAAACACGAGTATCTCGAGTATCAAAGACGTTCTTTGGATAGGACTGGTATTGGCACTCTTGGTAGTTATAATTTTCTTACGATCTTTTTCGGCCAGTTTGGTCGTACTATTTACAATTCCCGTGTCGCTTTCGCTTACGCTCATCATCTTGGAAGCTTTCAATTATACCTTCAATATTATGACCCTTGGTGCCGTTGCAGCCGCTATTGGATTGATGATAGATGATGTGGTGGTGATAATAGAAAAAATTCATAAAATAAAGGAAGAAAATCCAGAAGAAAATATGAGCTGGATTGCTCACGAGACAATAAAACATTTATTTCCCGCAATGGTGGGGTCCTCATTAAGCACAGTCGTTATATTCATTCCTTTTGTATTAATGACAGGGGTTGCCGGAGCGTACTTTCAGGTAATGGCTTATACAATGATTATGGCCTTAGCGGCTTCCTTTGTAGTGACTTGGCTTGTGGTACCGGTACTTTCAATTTTATTTACCCGGAAAAATTCAAAAGCTAAGAAACACGAGACTAAAACAAAATGGATACATAATATTCTGGCAAAACCAATAATAGGAATTGTATTCCTTGCATTTTGTATAATTTTAATAATATTGATTCCGTCCAAATTACCATCAGGATTTTTGCCTGAAATGGATGAGGGTAGCATTATATTGGATTATAAGAGTCCACCAGGAACAACGCTAGAAGAAACTGACAGAATGCTCCAGATTGTAAACAAGGTGTTGGACGGTCAGCCAGAAGTGGAAGCTTATTCTGCCCGTTTGGGAACACAATTGGGGTTTTTCATCACTGAACCCAACCGAGGTGATTATCTGATAAAATTAAAAGATAAACGCAGTAAAACCACCACTGAGGTTTCCGATGAAATTCGCAGTAAAGTGGAAGCAAAACTTCCCCAATTAACCATCGATTTTGGGCAGGTAATAGGCGATATGCTTGGCGATCTTATGAGTTCTGTTCAACCTATTGAAGTGAAGGTTTTTGGGGACGATGTAAATAAACTAGAATCTCTTTCCAAGGAAATAGCTTCACAGATCGAGAAAGTGAAGGGCACGGCAGATGTTAACGATGGAATTATCTTGGCCGGTCCGGAGCTAAACATTCAGCCCAACGTGCCCAAATTGGCACAACTGGGACTGACCGTTGCAGATTTTCAGCTACAAATGCAGACACAAATAGAGGGTACTGTTTTAAGTACTGTTATTGATAAAGAGCAGATTATTGACATTAGGCTCATTTATCCTGATGCCAACCAAATCTCGATTGAAAATATTAAAAACGCATCAATTCTTTTGCCTAACGGTAATTCAGTACCAATAAATACGGTCGCTACCATCAATACTCAAAAGGGAGTTGCGGAAATAAACCGTGAAAACCAGAAATCAATGGGCGTTATTACGGCCCGTTTGGACAAAAGGGATTTGGGATCAACTTTAAACGAAATACAGAATACCTTAACTAAGAATATAAGTCTTCCCCCCGGATATTCCATTGAATATGGTGGTGCATACAAAGAACAGAAACAGGCTTTTAAGGAGTTGTTGATGATTTTGATTTCCGCAATTCTCTTGGTGTTTATTGTTATTCTTTTTCTATTCCGAAGAATAAAAATTGCTTTTGCTATTATTGTTGTTGCGATTTTGGGGGTTGCGGGCTGTTTGTTAGGGCTTTTTATTACTGGAACACCGCTTAACGTTGGCAGTTATACAGGCATTGTAATGATTGTGGGAATTATTGGCGAAAATGCCATTTTTACGTATCGGCAATATTGCGATACTGATTCATCATTAACACATTTGGAAAAAATTGAATATTCTATTGCCACTCGGCTGCGACCAAATTTAATGACTGTTTTTGCAGCAATTATGGCACTTGCACCACTCGCTTTGGGAATTGGGGCAGGAGCGCAACTGCATCAACCTTTGGCCATTGCTGTGATTGGTGGATTGGTGTTTGCATTGCCGCTTTTATTGGTGATTTTGCCTACTATTTTGAAAATAATTAAAGAATAA
- the acs gene encoding acetate--CoA ligase, giving the protein MSNYHIKNLEEYFQVYRKSVRDPENFWEEIAEENFMWRKRWDKVLEYDLSKPEVSWYKGAKLNITENCIDRHLYARGNKTAIIFEPNNPSEEAEHITYNQLHDRVCRFANVLLDHGVKKGDRVCIYLPMIPELAVSLLACARIGAIHSVVFAGFSSTALHTRINDSDCKMVITSDGSYRGGKTIDLKGIVDEAMNSCPNVKTVLVAKRMNSEITMKEGRDKWLQPLLDEASNQCAPEIMDAEDPLFILYTSGSTGKPKGMVHTTAGYMVFTAYTFKNVFQYRENDVYWCTADIGWVTGHSYIVYGPLANGATTVLFEGVPSYPDFGRFWQVIEKHKINQFYTAPTAIRALAKERLDFSANYDLSSLKILGSVGEPINEEAWHWYNDNIGKKNCPIVDTWWQTETGGIMISPIPYSTPTIPTYATLPLPGIQPALMDENGDELKGNLVSGRLCIKFPWPGMARTIWNNHERYRETYFSTFKNNYFSGDGALRDSTGYYRITGRVDDVIIVSGHNLGTAPIEDAINEHPAVAESAIVGFPHDVKGNALYGFVILKETGETRLHENLRKEINQIITEHIGPIAKLDKIQFTTGLPKTRSGKIMRRILRKIAEKDTNNLGDISTLLNPEVVQEIMDGAI; this is encoded by the coding sequence ATGAGCAATTACCACATTAAAAATTTAGAAGAATACTTTCAAGTTTATAGAAAATCTGTTCGCGATCCTGAAAATTTCTGGGAAGAAATAGCCGAAGAAAACTTTATGTGGCGCAAACGATGGGATAAAGTACTGGAATATGACCTCTCAAAACCTGAAGTTTCGTGGTATAAAGGCGCAAAACTAAACATTACTGAAAACTGTATAGATAGGCATTTATATGCACGTGGCAACAAAACAGCCATCATTTTTGAGCCCAACAACCCTTCCGAAGAAGCCGAACATATCACCTACAACCAGCTTCACGACCGCGTTTGTCGGTTTGCAAACGTTTTGCTAGACCACGGAGTAAAGAAAGGAGATCGAGTTTGTATTTACTTACCAATGATTCCTGAACTGGCGGTTTCATTATTGGCCTGCGCGCGTATTGGCGCAATACATTCTGTGGTTTTTGCGGGGTTTTCTTCCACCGCACTTCACACTCGAATTAATGATTCTGATTGCAAAATGGTCATCACCAGCGACGGCTCTTATCGCGGTGGAAAAACAATAGATTTAAAAGGAATTGTAGACGAAGCAATGAATTCCTGCCCAAACGTAAAAACTGTTCTCGTTGCTAAACGCATGAATTCTGAAATTACGATGAAAGAAGGTCGCGATAAGTGGCTTCAACCCTTGCTTGATGAAGCTAGCAACCAATGTGCTCCAGAAATTATGGATGCGGAAGATCCACTTTTTATCCTCTACACTTCTGGCTCCACCGGAAAACCAAAAGGAATGGTTCATACCACGGCTGGCTATATGGTTTTCACGGCTTACACTTTTAAAAACGTATTCCAATACCGCGAAAACGATGTTTATTGGTGTACCGCAGACATTGGCTGGGTCACCGGTCACAGTTACATAGTTTATGGTCCATTGGCAAATGGCGCAACAACTGTACTTTTTGAAGGCGTTCCCTCCTACCCAGATTTTGGACGTTTTTGGCAAGTTATTGAAAAGCATAAAATTAACCAGTTTTATACCGCGCCAACTGCAATACGTGCCTTGGCGAAAGAACGTTTGGATTTTTCAGCAAACTATGATCTTTCTTCGCTCAAGATTTTGGGAAGCGTTGGGGAACCCATTAATGAAGAGGCTTGGCACTGGTACAACGACAATATCGGGAAGAAAAACTGCCCAATTGTAGATACGTGGTGGCAAACCGAAACAGGCGGAATTATGATTTCGCCCATTCCCTACTCCACACCAACTATTCCTACCTACGCTACGCTTCCATTGCCTGGAATTCAGCCTGCATTGATGGACGAAAATGGCGATGAACTGAAAGGAAATTTAGTGAGCGGACGTTTATGTATCAAATTTCCGTGGCCAGGAATGGCGCGAACCATTTGGAACAATCACGAACGGTATCGCGAAACCTATTTTTCAACTTTTAAAAATAATTATTTTTCAGGAGATGGCGCATTAAGAGACAGCACAGGCTATTACCGAATTACGGGGCGTGTAGATGATGTAATTATTGTTTCTGGTCACAATTTAGGAACCGCACCAATTGAAGATGCCATAAACGAACACCCAGCAGTGGCAGAAAGCGCCATCGTTGGCTTTCCACACGATGTGAAGGGAAATGCGCTGTACGGTTTTGTTATTTTGAAAGAAACTGGCGAAACTCGCCTACACGAAAACTTGCGTAAAGAAATAAACCAAATAATAACCGAACATATTGGACCAATAGCCAAACTGGACAAAATACAATTCACCACTGGCCTACCAAAAACCCGAAGTGGAAAAATAATGCGTCGCATTTTAAGAAAGATTGCAGAGAAGGATACTAACAATTTGGGTGATATCTCGACACTGCTAAACCCAGAAGTGGTGCAGGAAATAATGGATGGAGCGATTTAG
- a CDS encoding TIGR03643 family protein produces the protein MIGEALTERQLDRIIEMAWEDRTPFEAIEFQFGFPEKEIIKIMRGNLKESSFKLWRKRVNSGVSKKHLKKRSSEISRFKCSRQKTISGNKISKR, from the coding sequence ATGATAGGTGAAGCCTTAACAGAAAGACAATTGGACAGAATTATTGAAATGGCCTGGGAAGACCGCACTCCTTTTGAAGCAATAGAGTTTCAATTTGGATTTCCGGAAAAGGAAATTATAAAAATAATGCGTGGCAATCTTAAGGAAAGTAGCTTCAAACTTTGGCGCAAACGCGTTAATAGTGGCGTAAGCAAAAAACACCTCAAAAAAAGAAGTTCAGAAATCAGCCGCTTTAAATGCTCGCGGCAGAAAACCATTTCTGGAAATAAAATAAGTAAAAGGTAA